GGGCGGACGACCAGGATTCCCTTCTACGAGGACTTTACCACCATCAGCGGGCCGAACGGCAGCGGGAAGTCGAACATCATCGACGCGGTCCTCTTCGCGCTCGGCCTCGCGCGCACTCGGGGGATGCGCGCGGAGAAACTCACCGACCTCATCTACAACCCGAGTCACGACGACGCGGCCGAGGACGTCGGCCCCCGCGAGGCGAGCGTCGAAGTCATCCTGAACAACGAGGACCGGGCGCTGGAGCGGAGTCAGGTCGTGAACGCCGCCGGGAGCGACGACGTCGGCGACGTCGAATCCATCTCCGTGAAACGCCGCGTGAAACGCACGGAGGACAACTACTACTCCTACTACTACCTCAACGGCCGCTCCGTGAACCTCTCGGACGTCCAGGACCTGCTCGCGCAGGCCGGCGTGACGCCCGAGGGATACAACGTCGTGATGCAGGGCGACGTGACGGGAATCATCAATATGACGCCGTTCGAGCGCCGCGAGATCATCGACGAAATCGCGGGCGTCGCGGAGTTCGACGCGAAGAAGGCGGACGCCTTCGACGAACTCGACGTCGTCGAGGAGCGTATCGACGAGGCCGACCTCCGCATCGAGGAGAAACACGAGCGCCTCGACCAGCTCGAAGACGAGCGCGAGACCGCGCTCGAATACCAGGAGCTCCGCGAGGAGAAAGAAGACCACGAAGGCTACCTGAAGGCCGCGGAGCTGGAGGAGAAACACGACGAGCTCGACGACGTCGTCGCGAAGATCGAGCGCCGCGAGGACTCTCTCGACGCACTCGAGAGCGAACTCGACAGCCGCCGCGGGAAGGTCGAACGGCTCGAAGAGGAGCTCGACGAGCTGAACGCGGAGATCGAGCGGAAGGGCGAGGACGAACAGCTCGCCATCAAGCGCGAGATCGAGGAGGTGAAAGGCGAGATAAGCCGGCTCGAAGACCAAGTCGAGAGCGCGCGGGAGCGGATGGAGGACGCCGAAGCGAAACGCCGGCAGGCGTTCGTCGAAATCGACCGGAAACAGGAGCAAGTCGACGAACTCGAAGCGGACGTTCGCGAGCTCAAAGTCGAGAAGGCCTCGGTGAAGACGGAGATTCAGGAGCGCGAAGCCGACCTCGCGGAGGTGCAGGCGGAGATCGAGGCGACGGACACGGAGTTCGACGAGGTGAAGGAGGCGCTCGAGGAGGCGAAAGCGGAGTTGGAGGACGCGAAGGCGGAGCGGAACGACCTCCAGCGGGAGAAAGACCGACTGCTCGACGAGGCGCGCCGCCGGTCGAACGAGGTCTCGGAAGTGGAAGCCGAGATCGAGGAGTTAGCGGACGAACTCCCCGGATTCGACGACCGCCTCGACGACCTCGAATCCGAGCTGGAGAAGGCGCGGGAGAACGAGGAGAGCATCGAGGGCGTCGTCGCCGACCTGAAGGCGGAGAAGCGCGAGCGGCAGGCGGACCTCGACGACGTCGAGGACGAGCTGAAGGCGGCACAAGAGGAGTACGCGACGCTGGAGGCGAACACTGGTGATTCGGGTGGGAGTTCCTACGGCCGCGCGGTCTCCACGATTCTGAAAGCCGACATCGGCGGCGTGCACGGAACGGTCGCCCAACTCGGCGGCGTTTCGGGGAAGTACGCGACGGCGGTGGAGACGGCGGCGGGCGGGCGGATGGCGCAGGTCGTCGTGGACGACGACGGCGTCGGCGAGCACTGCATCGACTACCTCAAGTCGCGGAACGCGGGGCGGGCGACGTTCCTCCCGATTACGAAGATGCAGAACCGGAGTCTGCCGAAGACGCCGGACCTCCCTGGCGTGGTGGACTTCGCGTACAACCTCCTCGACTTCGACTCGCAGTACGCGTCGGTCTTCTCGTACGTGCTCGGCTCCACGCTCGTCGTGGAGGATATGTCGACGGCGCGTGAGCTGATGGGTGACTTCCGGCTCGTCACGCTGGACGGCGACCTCGTCGAGCAGTCCGGCGCGATGACCGGGGGGTCCGGCGGGGGCTCTCGCTACTCCTTCTCGAAGTCCGGGAAGGGCCAGCTCGAACGCGTCGCGGACCGCATCGCGGACCTGGAGGAAGAACGCCGAGAGGTCCGACAGGACGTCCGCGACATCGAGGACCGCCTCGAATCCGCGCGCGACCGGCAGGCCGACGCCGCCGACCAGGTGCGGAGCATCGAGTCCGACATCGAGGCCGTCGAGGCGGAGCGCGACGAGACGCGAGAGCGCATCGAGACGCTCGAAGACCGCCTCGACGAACTCGAAGCGGAGCGCGAGGACGTGAACGAGCGCATGACCGAACTCGACGCGGAGATCGACGCGGCGAGCGAGGACATCGCCGCGACCGAAGCCGAAATCGAGGAGTTAGAGAGCGAGCTCGCCGACTCCGACATCCCCGAGCTCACCGCGAAGAAAGAGGACGTCCAGTCGGAGATCGACGACCTCGAAGACCGCCTCGACGACTACGACGCGGAGTTGAACAGCGTCCAGCTGGAGAAGCAGTACGCCGAGGAAGCCGTCGAGGACCTCCACGACGACGTCGAGGACGCGCAGAACAAGCGAGCGGAGCTCGAAGAGCGGGTCGAGGAACTCGAAGCGGCCATCGAGGAGCAAGAAGCCCTCCTCGCGGAGAAGGAAGCGGAAGTCGAGGACTTAGAGGACGAGCTCGCGGACCTCAAAGCGGAACGCGAAGACCTCAAGGAAGACGTCGAGGCGGCGCAGGCGGCGTTCAGCGAGCAGCGGAGCGAGGTCGAGCGCGCGCAGAACACGCTCGACGCGCTCCGGGAGACGCGCGGCGACCTCGAAGCCGAAATCGGCGAGCTAGAGAGCGAGGTCGAGGCGTACGACCCCGAGGATATTCCGGACCTCGACACCGTCGAGGAGCGAATCGCGGAGCTGACGGCGAAGATGGAGGCCTTGGAGCCGGTGAACATGCTCGCCATCGACGAGTACGACGAGGTCGAAGCGGACCTCGACGACTTAGAGGGGAAGCGGGAGACGCTCGTCGAGGAGGCGGACGGCATCAGAGACCGCATCGACTCCTTCGAGGCGCAGAAGAAGCAGACGTTCATGGACGCCTACGACGCCATCAACGAGCACTTCGAGCGCATCTTCGAACGGCTCTCCGCCGGCTCCGGCGAACTCGTCCTCGAAGACCCCGAGGACCCGTTCGAGGGCGGCCTGACGATGAAGGCCCAGCCCGCCGACAAGCCCGTGCAGCGCCTCGACGCGATGAGCGGCGGGGAGAAATCCCTCACCGCGCTCGCGTTCATCTTCGCCATCCAGCGGCACAACCCCGCGCCGTTCTACGCGCTCGACGAGGTCGACGCCTTCCTCGACGCCGTGAACGCGGACAGAGTGGGAGAGCTCGTCGACGAACTCGCGAGCGACGCGCAGTTCATCGTCGTCAGCCACCGCTCGGCGATGCTCGACCGCTCCGAGCGCGCCATCGGCGTCACGATGCAGGAAGACAACGTCAGCGTGGTGACGGGAATCGACCTGTCCGGGCGGAACGAGGTCGCGGCCGATGACTGACGAGACACGAGCGAAGCGACGTGTCTCGAAGAACGCGAGCGGGGAACGAAGTGATCCGCGAGCGGACGAGGCGTGCGAGGAGGCGGTTTCGACGACGCACGCCTCGGAACCAGCGAGCGCTGCGCGTCTCGTCGCGGACGGCGGGCGGAATCCGGAGGACTCGTTCAGTCTCGCGGGCGACGGAGAGTCGTCGCTCGCGGCGGAGTTCCCCGGTGGCGAGGACGCGGAGCCCGAGTCGGGGACGCCGACGGATGAGGACGGCGAGGTGGAGCCGGTGGAGCTGCTCGTGCAGCTCGCGAAGGAGGGCGAGATCGAGCCGTGGGACATCGACATCGTCGAGGTGACGGACGCCTTCCTCGAACGGCTCGACGAGGCGGACCTGCGGACGTCGGGGCGGGCGTTGTTCTATGCGAGCGTGCTCCTGCGGATGAAGAGCGACGCGCTCCTCGAACGCCCGAGCGAGGACGAGGACGAACCGGAGCTCGAACCGTGGGAGGAGGGGTTCGAGCCCGAGGACGGCGGCGGGTTCGACCCGGTCGCTGGCCTCGAGTCGGAGATGGAGCGCCGCCTGGAACGCAAGCCCCAGCGCGGGTCGCCGGAGACGCTCGACGAACTCGTGCGGGACCTCCGAGAGGCCGAGCGCGGGTCGTGGTGGAAGGAGTCCCGGACGTACGACACGGACGGCTCGCCGCGCGGGTTCCAGCGGGGCGTGCAGGAGCTCGACTACCGCTCCGGCGACGACTTCCGGATGGACGACGAGCCGACGGAGGAAGAAGCGCTCGGCACCGCCCATCAGGAGGACATCGAGGAGACCATCGCGGACGTCGAAACCGCCCTCGACGACCAGTACGAGAAGGGCCGCGCCGAAGTGCTCTTCGAGGAAGTCGCGGGTACCGGCGGAAGCCGCGTGCAGACCTTCCTCGCCCTCCTCTTCCTCGCGCACCGCGGCGCGGTCCAGTTAGAGCAGGACGAGCTGTTCGGGGA
This portion of the Halocalculus aciditolerans genome encodes:
- a CDS encoding segregation and condensation protein A: MTDETRAKRRVSKNASGERSDPRADEACEEAVSTTHASEPASAARLVADGGRNPEDSFSLAGDGESSLAAEFPGGEDAEPESGTPTDEDGEVEPVELLVQLAKEGEIEPWDIDIVEVTDAFLERLDEADLRTSGRALFYASVLLRMKSDALLERPSEDEDEPELEPWEEGFEPEDGGGFDPVAGLESEMERRLERKPQRGSPETLDELVRDLREAERGSWWKESRTYDTDGSPRGFQRGVQELDYRSGDDFRMDDEPTEEEALGTAHQEDIEETIADVETALDDQYEKGRAEVLFEEVAGTGGSRVQTFLALLFLAHRGAVQLEQDELFGDLWVKDAVRKDDAVRKDDAVRNDDAVRNDDAVRNDDRREE
- the smc gene encoding chromosome segregation protein SMC, with translation MYIDEIVLENFKSFGRTTRIPFYEDFTTISGPNGSGKSNIIDAVLFALGLARTRGMRAEKLTDLIYNPSHDDAAEDVGPREASVEVILNNEDRALERSQVVNAAGSDDVGDVESISVKRRVKRTEDNYYSYYYLNGRSVNLSDVQDLLAQAGVTPEGYNVVMQGDVTGIINMTPFERREIIDEIAGVAEFDAKKADAFDELDVVEERIDEADLRIEEKHERLDQLEDERETALEYQELREEKEDHEGYLKAAELEEKHDELDDVVAKIERREDSLDALESELDSRRGKVERLEEELDELNAEIERKGEDEQLAIKREIEEVKGEISRLEDQVESARERMEDAEAKRRQAFVEIDRKQEQVDELEADVRELKVEKASVKTEIQEREADLAEVQAEIEATDTEFDEVKEALEEAKAELEDAKAERNDLQREKDRLLDEARRRSNEVSEVEAEIEELADELPGFDDRLDDLESELEKARENEESIEGVVADLKAEKRERQADLDDVEDELKAAQEEYATLEANTGDSGGSSYGRAVSTILKADIGGVHGTVAQLGGVSGKYATAVETAAGGRMAQVVVDDDGVGEHCIDYLKSRNAGRATFLPITKMQNRSLPKTPDLPGVVDFAYNLLDFDSQYASVFSYVLGSTLVVEDMSTARELMGDFRLVTLDGDLVEQSGAMTGGSGGGSRYSFSKSGKGQLERVADRIADLEEERREVRQDVRDIEDRLESARDRQADAADQVRSIESDIEAVEAERDETRERIETLEDRLDELEAEREDVNERMTELDAEIDAASEDIAATEAEIEELESELADSDIPELTAKKEDVQSEIDDLEDRLDDYDAELNSVQLEKQYAEEAVEDLHDDVEDAQNKRAELEERVEELEAAIEEQEALLAEKEAEVEDLEDELADLKAEREDLKEDVEAAQAAFSEQRSEVERAQNTLDALRETRGDLEAEIGELESEVEAYDPEDIPDLDTVEERIAELTAKMEALEPVNMLAIDEYDEVEADLDDLEGKRETLVEEADGIRDRIDSFEAQKKQTFMDAYDAINEHFERIFERLSAGSGELVLEDPEDPFEGGLTMKAQPADKPVQRLDAMSGGEKSLTALAFIFAIQRHNPAPFYALDEVDAFLDAVNADRVGELVDELASDAQFIVVSHRSAMLDRSERAIGVTMQEDNVSVVTGIDLSGRNEVAADD